Within the Gemmatimonadota bacterium genome, the region TCGAACGGAGAGCCGCCGTCCGCGGGGGCGAAGCTCGCGGACCATCTCCTCGGCCTCCTCGAATGCTTCGCGGTTCAGCTCGTAGTACGACCAGCGTCCTTCACGCCGATCATTCACGATGCCGGCATCCTTGAGCACCTTGAGGTGGAACGACAGCCGCGACTGCGCCGCATCGAGGGTATCCTGCAGCTCGCAGACGCATCGCTCGCCGCCCACCAGCAGCTCGACTATGCCGATGCGGGTCTCGTCCGAAAGCGCATGGAATATCTGCGCTGCGCGTGCACTGAAGTGTGGGGCCTGAGCGGGCATGTCATTAACGTATCAATATTTATTGATATGTCAAGAACCGGCGTTTTCGGACAGCCGCGGATCGAGGTCAGCCGCGCGGCGGCGGGATTGGTGGGGCCAGATAGTCCGTGAACCACCGGCGCGCGAGATCCGCGACGACATCGAGGGCGCCGCGCTCCTCGAACAGGTGAGTCGCGCCAGGGACGATCTCGAGCCGTACCACGCCACGCATGTGTCTCATCGCCACGCGGTTGAGACCGATTACCTGTTCGTCGTTCCCGCCGACGATCAGCAGTGTCGGAGCGCGGACGGCGGTGAGTGCATCACCGGCCAGGTCGGGACGTCCACCACGTGACACGACCGCGTCCACCCTGTCAGGACGCCGTGCGGCGGCAATCAACGCAGCGCCGGCGCCGGTGCTCGCACCGAAGAGTCCAACGGGCAGATCTTTCGTCAGCTCCTGATGCGACAGCCAGTCGATCGAGTCCACCAGCCGGCGCGCCAGCAGCTGAAGATCGAAGCGGAGCTCGCGGGTGCGCAGATCCACGGCTTCCTCGGCTGGCGTCAGCAGGTCGAGCAACAACGTTGCGAGGCCGGCTTCGCGCAGGGCATCAGCAACGAATCTGTTGCGAGGGCTGAACCGGCTGGATCCGCTGCCGTGCGCGAAAAGGACAACACCGCTCGGCAGAGTTCCCGCTGGCGTCGGAATCCCCAGCGTTCCGCCGAGCGTGACGCCGCTTGCGGCTACATGAACCGCAAGGTCGTCAGGCGACTCATCCGTGCGCACGCCCATACCCGGATCCGTATGCAGGTCCATATGCCCGCGTATCGCGGTTCGCCTGTTTGCTGGCCGCAGTCCTGTCTGGCATCCGTCCTCCGCTGAAAATCGAGAATCGGCGAGGGTATCGATATTGGCCGGATCAGCACCAGTGTCTGAATCAGGGCATGGCGCGGGCCAAACGGATCAGCACGGCGAGATAGCTACGCTGCTGATTTCGCCATCTCGTCCCCGGCAGTTGCGCCATCGGGCCCGTCAGCATCTGGCAGTCCGCGCTTCAGCGTAAGAGTGAAAACCGACCCGATCCCGACATTGCTCTCGACCGTAATGTCGCCACCCATTGCGCGGGCGAGCGACCGGCTGATCGCGAGACCGAGCCCGACTCCTTCCGCGCTGCGCGTAAGCGACGTATCGACCTGGACGAACGGTTCGAAGATCGCTGTCCGTTGAGCAGCGGGAACCCCGACGCCAGTATCACCCACATGTATGGCGACGCCATCGTCGGTCATGTCGCAGGTCACTTCGACGCTGCCGCCTGGCCTCGTGAACTTGAGTGCGTTGCCCAAGAGGTTGAGAAGAATCTGCCGAATCTTGTCAACGTCGCCGCGCACGGTCAGCACCTGACCATCCCTGCGACGCAACTGGCACACTTCGTAGTGCAGCCCTCCGCGCTCCATCTGCAGCGCCATCATCTCCCGAACACCGAGCAGCAATTCGTTGACGTCCACGTCGGTATGTGCGATGGAGACCGCGCCAGCCTCGAGCTTGGCAAAGTTCAGGATCTCATTGATGAGCCCCATGAGATGTTCCTGACTGCGTGTGATCCGGACGAGATCGGCGTGTTGCGCCGAAGTCACCGGACCGCGAATACCCATGTCGATGAGCTGCGCATAACCTGCGATCGCATTGAGCGGCGTTCGCAGCTCGTGGCTCATCGTGGCGAGGAAGTCGGCTTTCGCGCGATTGCTCGCAAGGGCCTCGAGTGTCTTTCCGCGCAGCTCGACGCTCGTCGCCTCCAGCTCGTCGGCTCTCGCAACGAGCTCGGCGTTGACGCGCGTCAACTGCACGCCGGCGGTCTTGCGCTCGGTTATGTCCTCGATGGCCATGAGGATCAGCGGCGGTCCGTTGTCAGGTGAGCCGATGCGGCGTGCATTCAGCAGCATCGTTCGATGGCCGCGGGCCGCGAAGTCGTGCTCGACTTCAACGTCATCGAATGGCTCGCCGGTACGCAGCACGCCGTCCAGCAGAATTCGGAGACTCGGAATGTTCCAGTCACCGCCCGCGAACTCGAACAGACTGTGCGTCGTCGTGTCGCCGGCTGAAACGCCAAAGCTATGGTAGAAAGCATGGTTCGCGCTGACAACGCAGAGATTCCCGTCCAGCACGAGCAATGGCTCGCGCACGGTCTGCACAATCGCCTCGGCGAATCTTCGCGCATCGTCCAGTTGCTCCGCGGCGCGCTTGCGGGCGTCTATGTCGTGGTAGATGATGACAGCTCCGTCGATCCTGTTGTCCACGGTGCGATACGGACGGATGTGCATCATGTACCAGTGACCGGAGCGGTCGCGTACTTCCCGCTCCGTCACCTCCAGAGTGTCGATCACGTGAGTGATGAGCTCTTCGATGTTCCCGACGTCTATGTTGGATTTCATGTCGCCGATGGGACGCCCGATATCGGTCGGAATGACGTTCATCATGCGCTCGGCGCCAGCGGTGAATCGCCGGATGTGCAGATCGGTTCCAACCATGATCACCGGGACGTGCATCGCGCTCAGCAGGTTCGTGAGATCGTCGTTGAGATGGTCGGCTTCGGTATTGCGGCCGCGCAGCTCGTCGTTGAGCGTGATCAGTTCTTCGTTGAGCGACTGCAGCTCCTCCTTGGAGGTTTCGATCTCTTCGTTCGTGCTCTGGAGCTCTTCGTTGCTGGACTGGATCTCCTCATTCGCCGCCTGGAATTCCTCGACGACTGACGCATGCTCTTCGGCGACGGTCTGGAGGTGCCGCTTTGCGGCCTCGAGTTCCTGGCGCAGATCTCCGAGGTCGGTTGCGTTGTCCGCCAATTTCCGTTCAGCGATACTTGCGCGGGCGCCGCGCCTGGCGCTCCTGCCGCTGTGAGTCGCACCGGGCTGCCCAGCGTGATCATCGGCCGATGGACGCGTTTCCCCGGCACGGCTTTCCTCAAACGAAATGATGAAGAACTTGGCATCGGATCCCGTGACGCGAAACGGCCGCACGTCGAGACTGACGTATTCGATGTGCTTTCCGTCGTGGAACGAAACGCCTTCCACGCGCGCCGGCCGGGCTTCGTTTCGCGCAATCTCCAGCACTCTGCGCAGCTCGGTTGCGAGTTCGGACTTTACCATGTTCAGCAACAGAAAACTCGCAGTGCCGGCGACTGGCTCGATGTACTTCCCGGTTCGACCACGGAACTGCAGGATGTGCAATTGATCGTCCACCACGACGGCGGCGGGCGCATAGCTCCCGAGTACGATCTGATCTGCGGCCCGCTGAATGTCGGGAGACTGCGCATTCGCGGATGCGCCAGCCGAGTCTACCACGTTCTGCAATCGCCTGATACCGACGGCGGTTTCGGTGGCGCGATCCTGAATCAATGATCGGCTCGGATGTGCCGGACGAACGGCCAGGCGCAACGCGTGCCCCGGGCCGGGAATACGTGTATAGATGCGGCGCTTCTTGTCGATCGCCGTAAACAGGGTTGCAGCAGTGCTCACCGATTCCGAAGTTCCGAGCACGAGTATGCCACCGGGCCGGAGCGCATAATGGAAGACCGACAGCAATCTGGTGTGTGCGTTCGGCTGCAGATAGATGAGGACGTTGCGGCAACTGACGATGTCCAGGTGAGAGAACGGCGGATCCGCGGTGATATTCTGTACCGCGAAGACACAGCAATCCCGCACGGCCTTCGTGACGCAATAGCCAGTATCTTCCTTCCTGAAAAAGCGACTCAGCCGCTCGGGCGTGACATCGGCCTCGATGCCTCGCGTATACATCCCCGTGCGCGCGGCAGCGATTGCGGCAGCATTCAGGTCGGTTGCAAAGATCTGGATCGGGGTGTCGAGCGAATGGGCTTCCAGCAGCTCGAGAAGGCAGATGGCAAATGAATATGCTTCCTCACCCGTCGAACATCCTGCTATCCACACACGTATCGCCGCGTCGTCGCGAACGGAATCCGCCCGCGCATGGTGGCCGACCGCCTCTCGGCGCGCGATGAAGTCCGGAAGAACCTTATCGGTCAGCGCACCGAACAAATCCGGATCGCGGAAGAAACGCGTCACTCCAATGAGGAGATCGCTGTACAACGTGCTCAACTCCTCGCCATCTTCGCGTAGCAGGTCTGCGTAGCGTCCCAGCGTGTCGGTTCTGCGAAGCGCCATGCGTCGCTGAATTCGCCGCTCGACAGTTCCCATCTTGTAGAGGTCGAAATCGACGCCGAACTGACTCCTGAGCGCCGCGCAGATGGCCGCCAGGGCGTCGCTATTCGTTCCGGTGTCCGCGCCACTACCGGCCACGCCGCGGTCGTGCGGCTGGGTGTCCGAGTCGCGATTCCTGTCGGACGTGTCATCCGATGAGCCGTCGCCGGAGTGCGGACGCAAGTATGGATCGAGCCCCAGCCGCGCGATTTGCGCCGCGATCTCCGCTGGCGCGGCAATGATGTCGATACAGGCTGTTGCGATAGCCGATCGCGGCATACCCTCGGCAGTCGCCGTTGCGGGGTCCTGCGCAAACGCTATCCCGCCCGCTCCTCGTATTGCGCGAACACCCAGTGCGCCGTCGGAGCCCGTGCCGGAAAGGATCACGCCGATGGTCCTGCGTTCCTGTACTTCGGCGAGCGAGCGGAAGAATGCGTCGATCGGCAACGGCGGGCGGTCGTCCGGATCTCTCGGCACCAACTTCAGATGGCCGTCCGTCAACGTCATCTTGGTATCGGGCGCGATCACGTACGCGTGATTGAGTTCCACGCGATCGCCGTTAGCCGCCTGATGTACCGGCATCGTGGCTTGCCGCGCGAGCAGCTCGGCGAGGATGCTTCCGTGCGTCGGACTGAGGTGCTGTACCACTACATACGCAAGCCCGGTATCTGCTGGAACGTTCCGAAAGAACTCGGACAGGGCTTCGAGTCCGCCCGCGGACGCACCAATTCCGACAACCGTTACGGGCGAATCGCGCCCTGATTCACGGTCGGTCAATTCAGGCGATGCCGATTCGGTCGAGTCAGCCGACGGAATCGGCACGCGCCCGGAGGCCATTACAGCTCGGTCATTACGTCGCAGTGGTGCTCAACCAAACGTTCATAAACCTCTCAAAGCGCAAGAATCGCGCTACATGGCGCTTTTCGCTCCTCAGGGCACCCCGATCATACCGTCTTAATCTAGCTATCCAGTCCTTCTGGATGCGCCGAAGGAGTGATCTCGGAGCTATTCGCGTGGTGGGTCCCAGTTCCCGCCGCACCCGGCTCGCGGGCCTCGCGGCCGGCATCGACGGCCTCTCGGGTGCCTTGGCTCTCGATTGCGGCAACATCTGGCAAGGAATCGACGGGAATCCCGCGCGGCAGCGTGAGCGTGAAGACAGATCCCTGCTCCACAATGCTTTCCGCAGTAATATCGCCTCCCATCGCGCGCGCAAGCTCCCGGCTTATGGCGAGACCGAGGCCAATACCTCGCTGGCTGTACGGAACGGTATCGGTCGCGAGATGCCTGTCCACCTGGACGAACGGTTCGAAGATACTCTCCAGCTTGTCCGCCGGGATTCCGCGTCCCGTGTCACTGACGGCGATGCTGACGACGTCATCGGCAGCAGCACAGGTGATACCGATTCTGCCACCGGCGGGAGTGAACTTCTGCGCGTTGGTAAGCAAGTTCAGCAGTATCTGCTGAACTTTCTCCGCGTCGGCACGCGTCGCAATGTCGGGCTCGCACCGCTCGTACACGACGCGAATTCCCTTGGCGTGCATCTGCGGCGAGACGAGCGCCTCCACACCGCCGACGAGATCGAGCAGTGAGGTGTCGGCAATGTTGAAGTCCACCTTCCCTGCTTCCAGTTTCGCAAAGTTCAGAATGTCGTTGATCAGCGCGAGAAGATGACGGCCGCTCTTCTTGATGCGAGCGAGATCGTCGAGCTGTTCCGGCGTGACCGCGCCGCGAATGCCGAGCTGCATCAGATCGACGTAGCCGCCGATTGCATTCAGTGGAGTGCGGAGCTCGTGCGACATCGTCGCGAGAAATTCGGCCTTGGCTCGGTTGGCCGACTCCGCGACCAGCTGCGCCTGCTCGGCTGCGACCCGCGCGCGCTCGGACTCCCTTGTGCGACCTTCCAGCGCTTCGGTTACTACGTGAAGTTCTTCGGTCTGACTCTCGAGCTCTGTCGTCTGTTGCTGCAATTGTTCGTTCTGCGCCTCGAGCTCGGTTGCCTGTTCATGCAGATGCTGTTGCTGCAGCTCCAGCTCGGACGCCTGTTCCTGGAGCTGCTGGTTCTGCAGCTCCAACTCGAGCGTCTGTGATTCCAGGCGCGTGTTCTGCAGCGTGAGCGCACGAGCGGCGGCGGACTGTGCGTCGGCATAGCGAGTCAGCAAACCGTTGAGAACTATCGCGAACAGAACCGCCGCGATCGTGCCGCCGATCAGAACGAGCGTCACGATCTCGGAGTGGTACTCCTCGGTCGTCGACCTGCTGGCGAGAAGAGACCGCTCGGAGGCCTCGATCGTGGCCACGTGCGCGCGAAGGGAATCCATGATCTGCTTGCCGCGGTTGGTACGCAGCCTGGCGACGGCCGCCGCCAAACCCTGAGTGCGTCGCAGAGCAATGGAGTAATCGAGCTCGGCGAGTCGCGCGGTTACCAGGGGCGCGAGCTCGTCGAGGTACCGCTGCTGGACCAGGTTGTCGGCCGTCAGCAGTCGCAATGCACTCGTATCGGCCGCCAGCGCCGTGAGTGCGTTGGTGTACGGGTCCAGATATGCTTCGTCACCAGTCAGGATGAAGCCGCGTTGGCCTGTTTCGGCATCCTTGAGATCCGAGAGGACCGCGCGCGTACGATCGATCGTCCGGTGGGTGTGCTCGACCCACGCACCTGCCTCACGCGCGCGAACGATCCCGCTATAGGTGATCACGCCAATAACCAGAACTACGACGGCGACACCACTGCACGCGACTACACGTTGCCACCGCGACATGGGCATGGCGAACAGGTCTTCTGACGGATATATCGGAATGCCGTCAACCTCGGGTATGGTGGGATCCGCCATCAGGGCGTCAATCAGCGGTGCTCGGGGTCATATTATCCAAATGTATTGGCTAGGTGAGCGCGATGCAGGCGTGCGGCATCGAACACACGCCAGTGCCCGACGAGGCTCACGACGTGAGCGCATCTACGACGCACACCGATCACCATGGAATGCAAGGTGACCACGCGGCGCACGTCGGCCGCATGGATAGCGCGCTCGGGATCTTGCTCCGGTTTCGCGGCTCTGCAAGACAGGAACGCTCGATGGCAGCCGTTGGCTGGCCTGCTCAGTGTCGGGCGCCAGTTGCGTCGAGTGCCGCACGCAGTCCGTGCGCAAGTGTCACCGCATTGTCGTCGGCCCAGAAGTGCATGAAGAATAGGCGCGGCTCTTCCGTGAGCATGTGACTGTGCACGGCCGTCACTGCAATGCCGTGACTCCGAAGCGCTCGAATGACGGGATTGACTTCCGTCCCGAGTAATACAAAGTCGCCAGTGACAGCTGCTCGCCCGGTTCCTGTAGGCTGGAAGTTGATGCCCGTCGCGACGCCCATCGCCGGCGGAATTACCTCTCCATGTTCGCGAATCGTTTCCGCGCGCGGAACACTGACCTGGTAGACACCACCGTTCGTCTTGCCGGAGTAGCCGAGCGCATGCGCAATTCCCGCGGTATCGATAGCCGTATCGAGTTCGACCGATGCGGCGGCGGTCGGTGTTTCTGGCGTTCCGAGCGGCGTCTTGCTGCGAGCGAGCGCTGCGTGGATGGACCGAGCGATCTTCGCCGCATCGCCCATCGCCATGATGTGCATGTACATCACACGCGGATTCTCATGCAGGAGATGATTGTGCAATGCTGTTTGAGTGATGCCACTATCCTGGAGTGTCTGCATCACGGCGGCAACCTCTGCCTCAGCCAGTACCAGATCCCCCATGACCATCGTCCTGCCGGAAGCCATCGGCTTGAACGCCACCCACGAACCGAGGGCGAGTGCAGGCTTGAGCTGCACGTCGTCGACTGTTACGTGCATGTCGGAGCGTGGAAATCCAAACTTGTAGACACCGCCATCGTTCATCGTGCCGTGGCGTCCGAGCGCTGCATCCAGGGAGGCCGTCCACGATGGCAACGAAGCCGTCGCCTGCGCCATGCAAGGAAGCGCCGCTGCCGATGCTACTATTGCCATGACATAACCCGCCAGCACCTGGTACGAACTGTGGTACGCACCGTGGTACGCACCGTGGTACGACCCTCTGGTCAACTGCACGTTTCCTCCTCGCGCAAGGGACGTTATGTTTAGTATGATACAGTTGTATCATATTACCTACCGAACCAATCCGCCAGCCGCCCCTCCGTGACGTCTCGACCTCGCTGGCTACTCCTCATCCACCAGCTACCGCCGCACCCGGACTACTTCCGGGTCAAGGTGTGGCGACGGCTCAAGCGAATGGGGGCGGTGGCACTCAAGAACTCGGTCTATGTTCTGCCGAATGGGGCGGAGGAGCGCGAGGACTTCGAGTGGCTGGCGCGGGAGATCGTTGCGGGTGGGGGCGAGGCCACGCTGTGCGAAGCAAATTTTCTCGCTACGGTGAGTCAGCCCGAGCTGCCGGTGTCATCGATCGAGCGCCGAAACGGTCGCCGTCGCAGACATAGGCCGCGCGGCGCACTCTGGGTCACGAGACGAGGCGTTCACGTTGACCGAATAGCGAGTGCATGGCTCATTCGGCGCTTCATCGATCCAGCCGCTGACTTCAAGGTCGTCGATCCAACCGTGTATGAACCACACGACGGCGAACTACGGTTTGATATGTTCGACGCCGAGTACACACACATCGGCGCCGCATGCACTTTCGAGGTGCTGCTGGATGCATTCGAGCTTCGGAATGACGTTGGCCTGAGCGCGATTGCGGAGATAGTGCATGATATCGACTGTAAGGACGACCTGTTCGGACGGGGTGAAACAGCCGACGTTGCCCGTGTATTGGATGAGATGTATGCGCGCCATCGCTCTGACGAGGAACGGCTGGATCAAGGCGGCTTCTTGTTCGAGAACCTTTACTGGATGCTACAACCTGGTTGATGACATCTGATAAGGTGTGTCAGTTCCCTGATACGCTCCGTTCCTTCCAAAGGGAGTAAATCGCTGGAATCACCACCAGCGTGAGGATCGTGCTCGTAACCATTCCGCCTACCATTGGCGCAGCGATCCGTTTCATCACGTCAGCTCCAGTCCCCTGACTCCATAAAATGGGGACGAGGCCAGCGGTAATCGCTGTTACCGTCATCATCTTGGGTCGGACACGTTCGACCGCACCATGCTCGACTGCCGCGTCCACATCGCCCCGGTTCGCCAGCTCACCCCGCGCGTCGCGTTCGTGATACGCCTGATCCAGGTAGATGAGCATGATCACCCCGGTCTCGGCCGCCACACCTGCGAGCGCGATGAAGCCGATCGCTACAGCGACGCTCATGTTGTAGTGCAGCAGCCACATTAGCCAAACACCGCCCACGAGCGCGAAAGGAAGAGAGAGCATGACAATCGCACTCTCCGTTACGCTCCTGAAATTGAAGTACAGGAGCCCGAAGATGATGGCGAGCGTGATCGGTACCACAACGCGAAGTTTCTTCGACGCGCGCTCCAGTGATTCATACTGTCCGGACCATTCGAGCCGGTAGCCTGGCGGAAGCCTCAACTTCTCGGCGAGCAACTTTTTTGCATCGCCAACATAGCTACCGATGTCACGACCCTCGACATCGACGTAGACGATGTTGTTGAGATACGCATTCTCGGACTTGATTAGGGTTGGACCTTTGACTACTGCAATTCTCGCCAGCTCTCTGAGCGCCACCTGAGCTCCTGACGGCGTGGCGACCAGCACGTTCCCCACTTGTTCAGGATTGTCACGCAACGCGCGCGGATACCGTACGAGTACGCTGTATCTCTCACGCCCTTCGATCACCTGTCCCGCGTCCATACCGCCTACGGCTGCGCTCAACGCCAACTGCACGTCGTCACCGGTCAGCCCATATCGCGCCACTGCATCACGGTTGATCGTTACGTCCAGGTACTTTCCGCCTATCGCACGCTCCGCAAAGACGGTGTTGGTTCCCGGTACCGCCGGTAAAATTCCCTCGATCTTCTGGCCGATCTCATCCAGTGTATCAAGACTCGGTCCGAATATC harbors:
- a CDS encoding metalloregulator ArsR/SmtB family transcription factor; translated protein: MPAQAPHFSARAAQIFHALSDETRIGIVELLVGGERCVCELQDTLDAAQSRLSFHLKVLKDAGIVNDRREGRWSYYELNREAFEEAEEMVRELRPRGRRLSVRVAANGRQGECCD
- a CDS encoding alpha/beta fold hydrolase yields the protein MDLHTDPGMGVRTDESPDDLAVHVAASGVTLGGTLGIPTPAGTLPSGVVLFAHGSGSSRFSPRNRFVADALREAGLATLLLDLLTPAEEAVDLRTRELRFDLQLLARRLVDSIDWLSHQELTKDLPVGLFGASTGAGAALIAAARRPDRVDAVVSRGGRPDLAGDALTAVRAPTLLIVGGNDEQVIGLNRVAMRHMRGVVRLEIVPGATHLFEERGALDVVADLARRWFTDYLAPPIPPPRG
- a CDS encoding chemotaxis protein CheB — translated: MASGRVPIPSADSTESASPELTDRESGRDSPVTVVGIGASAGGLEALSEFFRNVPADTGLAYVVVQHLSPTHGSILAELLARQATMPVHQAANGDRVELNHAYVIAPDTKMTLTDGHLKLVPRDPDDRPPLPIDAFFRSLAEVQERRTIGVILSGTGSDGALGVRAIRGAGGIAFAQDPATATAEGMPRSAIATACIDIIAAPAEIAAQIARLGLDPYLRPHSGDGSSDDTSDRNRDSDTQPHDRGVAGSGADTGTNSDALAAICAALRSQFGVDFDLYKMGTVERRIQRRMALRRTDTLGRYADLLREDGEELSTLYSDLLIGVTRFFRDPDLFGALTDKVLPDFIARREAVGHHARADSVRDDAAIRVWIAGCSTGEEAYSFAICLLELLEAHSLDTPIQIFATDLNAAAIAAARTGMYTRGIEADVTPERLSRFFRKEDTGYCVTKAVRDCCVFAVQNITADPPFSHLDIVSCRNVLIYLQPNAHTRLLSVFHYALRPGGILVLGTSESVSTAATLFTAIDKKRRIYTRIPGPGHALRLAVRPAHPSRSLIQDRATETAVGIRRLQNVVDSAGASANAQSPDIQRAADQIVLGSYAPAAVVVDDQLHILQFRGRTGKYIEPVAGTASFLLLNMVKSELATELRRVLEIARNEARPARVEGVSFHDGKHIEYVSLDVRPFRVTGSDAKFFIISFEESRAGETRPSADDHAGQPGATHSGRSARRGARASIAERKLADNATDLGDLRQELEAAKRHLQTVAEEHASVVEEFQAANEEIQSSNEELQSTNEEIETSKEELQSLNEELITLNDELRGRNTEADHLNDDLTNLLSAMHVPVIMVGTDLHIRRFTAGAERMMNVIPTDIGRPIGDMKSNIDVGNIEELITHVIDTLEVTEREVRDRSGHWYMMHIRPYRTVDNRIDGAVIIYHDIDARKRAAEQLDDARRFAEAIVQTVREPLLVLDGNLCVVSANHAFYHSFGVSAGDTTTHSLFEFAGGDWNIPSLRILLDGVLRTGEPFDDVEVEHDFAARGHRTMLLNARRIGSPDNGPPLILMAIEDITERKTAGVQLTRVNAELVARADELEATSVELRGKTLEALASNRAKADFLATMSHELRTPLNAIAGYAQLIDMGIRGPVTSAQHADLVRITRSQEHLMGLINEILNFAKLEAGAVSIAHTDVDVNELLLGVREMMALQMERGGLHYEVCQLRRRDGQVLTVRGDVDKIRQILLNLLGNALKFTRPGGSVEVTCDMTDDGVAIHVGDTGVGVPAAQRTAIFEPFVQVDTSLTRSAEGVGLGLAISRSLARAMGGDITVESNVGIGSVFTLTLKRGLPDADGPDGATAGDEMAKSAA
- a CDS encoding CHASE3 domain-containing protein encodes the protein MADPTIPEVDGIPIYPSEDLFAMPMSRWQRVVACSGVAVVVLVIGVITYSGIVRAREAGAWVEHTHRTIDRTRAVLSDLKDAETGQRGFILTGDEAYLDPYTNALTALAADTSALRLLTADNLVQQRYLDELAPLVTARLAELDYSIALRRTQGLAAAVARLRTNRGKQIMDSLRAHVATIEASERSLLASRSTTEEYHSEIVTLVLIGGTIAAVLFAIVLNGLLTRYADAQSAAARALTLQNTRLESQTLELELQNQQLQEQASELELQQQHLHEQATELEAQNEQLQQQTTELESQTEELHVVTEALEGRTRESERARVAAEQAQLVAESANRAKAEFLATMSHELRTPLNAIGGYVDLMQLGIRGAVTPEQLDDLARIKKSGRHLLALINDILNFAKLEAGKVDFNIADTSLLDLVGGVEALVSPQMHAKGIRVVYERCEPDIATRADAEKVQQILLNLLTNAQKFTPAGGRIGITCAAADDVVSIAVSDTGRGIPADKLESIFEPFVQVDRHLATDTVPYSQRGIGLGLAISRELARAMGGDITAESIVEQGSVFTLTLPRGIPVDSLPDVAAIESQGTREAVDAGREAREPGAAGTGTHHANSSEITPSAHPEGLDS
- a CDS encoding DUF1259 domain-containing protein; the protein is MQLTRGSYHGAYHGAYHSSYQVLAGYVMAIVASAAALPCMAQATASLPSWTASLDAALGRHGTMNDGGVYKFGFPRSDMHVTVDDVQLKPALALGSWVAFKPMASGRTMVMGDLVLAEAEVAAVMQTLQDSGITQTALHNHLLHENPRVMYMHIMAMGDAAKIARSIHAALARSKTPLGTPETPTAAASVELDTAIDTAGIAHALGYSGKTNGGVYQVSVPRAETIREHGEVIPPAMGVATGINFQPTGTGRAAVTGDFVLLGTEVNPVIRALRSHGIAVTAVHSHMLTEEPRLFFMHFWADDNAVTLAHGLRAALDATGARH
- a CDS encoding chromate resistance protein ChrB domain-containing protein, producing MTSRPRWLLLIHQLPPHPDYFRVKVWRRLKRMGAVALKNSVYVLPNGAEEREDFEWLAREIVAGGGEATLCEANFLATVSQPELPVSSIERRNGRRRRHRPRGALWVTRRGVHVDRIASAWLIRRFIDPAADFKVVDPTVYEPHDGELRFDMFDAEYTHIGAACTFEVLLDAFELRNDVGLSAIAEIVHDIDCKDDLFGRGETADVARVLDEMYARHRSDEERLDQGGFLFENLYWMLQPG